The genomic DNA TGCCAAGCACAGGTCCGGAGCTTATCGTTGGTGCCCCGTCGCCTGATCCAGGGCTCGGGTAAATGTAGAACTTATACACAACAAAACCTTGGCTGCTAAGCGATATTGAAATTGGAGGAATTTTACGCTACTATTTGTTTGATTCCATTCTAGCCGTATTACATTTGGAactgaaaaaagaaaaaaggcACAATGCCGTATCTACTAACATAACTGAGTGAGGCTAGAATACTCAACTGACTCTTGTAAATCAAGCCCAAGCTGGTCCGAATACATACATGTACGTAAATGGCTGGTATGAGATGGCCTAGTGCGTCACTATTTTTATATATTGCACTGCTTCTAGTATTACAAGCAATATTACAAGCGGTGCTTGACCTCCTTACGTGCCAGTTGGCCGAACCTGCGCCCTGGCACACCTCCTGCAAACCTCTCAGCTTGCAAAAAGGACTCCCTGAAGTTAACCACTCGTGGGTCGTTCTTCTCGTGAACGCCAGCCTATGCCGTGCAAAAACCCATGTTTCAGTACCATTTTGGCACGCGAAGCAGTCATAGCAAAGGCGGTTGAAAAATCAAGATTAGCCCTGAAACCGATATGAGATCACAATATTCAAACGCACCTGGATCATGCGCTTGGTACTCAGCAAAGCCGCCGGGTCGAGCCCATCTAGGCGATCAAGGAGATGTTCACGCGCTTGACGATGAAAACCAGTAGTGTCTTCGGCGGAAAATACTTGGCTGTAGGTAAAGCTATAAACTATGACGCATCACCCCTCGTCATGCCTGACTTACTTGACGAATCCATTCCTTTGTAGTTCCTCAGCTGACATCTTCTTACCCCATAGTAAGACTTCAGTAGCCTTGGCCAACCCCATCCTGTTAACAAACGTCACCGAGGCATTTTGTTCGGCTGTGAGGCCAATAAATGAGAACGGAACGGCAATCCATGCCTAATTAATCGCTAGATTAACGTAACGGAACGGAGCATGAGCAATTGCTTACCTCGGGCATAGCGTATATAAAGTCGAAATGTCCCAGCATGGCTACATGAGTAAATCATTAATGGTAAGATTATCGGCTGAGCCCAAGGCCTACCAGCAGCGATACCAAGAGCCGGCCCGTTGAGTAAAGCGACCAGAATCTTGGAATGACTTGACAACTTGGTGCAACAGCCATGAATACCTGGGTCTGCTCATGTATAATTCGCACTTACTGCGTCACTCAAGTCTGTGTTTGACCGCATGGCTATGTACAAGATTACCAACCAGTATACGAAACATGGGACGGGACACCGACTCACCTCCCATGAGTGCCTTTCGTCGGGGTGATATCCTCGGGTCAGTATTTTCATCACGAGCCCCAACGTCGGTACCACTTGTATATGTGCAAATAAATACATTTCTGGGTTTCTCCACATATACACTTACGAGCAAAATGCGCGCCCTGATGCTTGAACAATTGTGACCTATAGATATCGTACGACTTCATTTGAGGATGCTTTGATTTGCATATACTAACCAGCACATCTGGCATTTTGTCGATTTTTCTAAGATTCTCGGAAAGAAACTCGTAATCTAGGAACTTGATTAAACTTTGATAGAGCAAACACAAAACAGAGACCATACCGTCAACCGTCAAGGCGTTTAGGGATTGAGGGCGGTTTAGTTGTATTGTAGCTAAACCATCAGCTACGTGAAGAGTGGGAATGCTCATCTTAAAATTCGTAGTATTTCGTCTCTAATTCTGGGGAAACAGTTGACTTCAGAGATTTATATAAAGGTGGATGGCAGGTTGGGTTGATGTGGGGACCCCCCCCCGGCTAATGAGATTCCGAGTGCCGATCATAATCATCACCTTACGTAACGTCTCACAAATGCCACCTTAGCACCCACCAGCCCCACTTTACTCACCACTTACAACCTTTTAATGAATGCGTGAGAAGCGTACTGTATTTACACGAGCTTCCCACCCGGTAATGTAAGTTGGCACTTATATTACTAGCGTTGAAATAGGTCGATGTACTGTGGACAAAAGCGCATCTATCCCTGATTTTAGCCGTACCCTAGCCACCTAGGACCCATTCACTGGTGTATCTCATTGGCTTTGTAGCTGATCTGGTTTCTGCCAACATTTACTCGCTTTATGATGTTGAAATAAAGATAATATTCACAGAtcctgctgcgggctgcgggGTTTAAAGGGTTAAATAACCATATAGAAACACGCACGTACACGTTGTATTTCATGGAGATTCCACCATAAATACAAAAAGTGAATTTCAACAAGCAGTTCTCTCGCCTACCGGATAATGAAGAAGATGAAAAGATGGGGAAGTATTCTATATACGTAAGTATAGATGGAATTCGTGTTAGAGAAGGGTGAGGATGGACGGGCTTGATTCGTGTGAATGAGAACAAAGATGACCCCGGGGGTGCATGAATTTGTTTCAGAGGTTCAGCGACGAGAGCAGCCCATACTAAGTAGTCAATCAATGGCGACATGACCCTAAATCTTAGAGGGTGATCTTTAGTATGGCGTATAAACCAGTCAGATGAAGTCATTAGTAGGAAAGACAGCTTAGATATCCATATCCATACATCAATCGAAGAACAAGTTCCGGGCGCTGTTAAGAGAGCGCTCTGGGATTTTGCTGTAACACGCACCCTTGGCAGACGTCAGGATGTAACTAAAATAATGCTCTATGATGGCGGTTATGGGTTTGTAACCATGGATGAGGATATTAAAGCTCCGCGTGTTAGCATAATGTGCTCATCGGCGTATCGAGTAACCCTAGCAAGGAAAGATAGGAGGCGCGACTAAGACGCCAGTGGTACATATAACTCCATCAGCCCATAATAAGAAAGTTTGCGTTTGAACGCTTTTCAGCGTATAGTGCTCACTTGAATAAATACGCGTGTTGCTAACTGTTGGTTTACTATGGAATTGAAATCCGTGCCTAGGAAGGGCTGAACAAGGTAAGAACGTTTAAACCTACCATCACCGTTTCGAACACTATATCGCAAAATTGGTGAAGATAATACTCCGAGCAAAAATTTGCCAATATTGAGGGACATCGGATAGGATTATAGTGCCTGTAATCCAAGATACGGACGCGCGGGAAAGATTCGGGCCTTCGTTAAAAGAGCAATTCGTAGTTGCTGGTGCTATTGTATCATGGACGTGCGAATTGATAACTATCCATGAGGACTTCCAGGCCTGAGTATTACGCTGGTTCCCGCTCGTTCAGTCCAGGTCCGATTCCGATTCTTGACGAGGAGGCAAATTCCAAGGGCTTCAGAATGGTATTACCTTTAAGCTGGATATCAAAATGAAGGCACTTAAACTTCCGTTCCTTACGGGAGGCACATTGGAATTCCCGAGAGAATATAGTAAAAGCTCCGGATATAGCCTATCTAGGCCGTCAATTCCACACGATAATGATACCGCCGGCTATTTTTCTTCCCCGCAAATTTCAAACATTTGTAGTTCTGGCTGAAGCGGGGGGGTTTGGTACGGCTGAAATCGGTGCTGAGGATTTGCCCGGGAATAACTGGAGGTATTCGGGCATCATCGTCTTGGCCACTGGTGGGCATATGCGAAGGGATAGGGATATCTAGACACTCAATTTAGGGGATAGTATCAAAAATTCTGAGGGGACAAAGGCGGCTGTGCTATAGGTAGTatggcgcatatattgaaaGCAAGCTCGACGGCGTCGCTCGCGCCACAGCCCTACGGACCGACATCCGCTTCTTAGTAGCGAGAAACACATCCGTTCGCTGAATTGGATTCGGGGAGGGCCAGACCAAAACGGGCACATCGAAGTCCTTGGCGTCTGGAGCGATCACGCCAAGCAACTTCTTTTTTTATCGAAGCTCGTTGTATCCAATCATAGCCCGGTCACTTGATGTAGCATACCTGGGCTGGGTGTCATTTGTCGTTTACATGTCCGTCCTATCGGGTCGTCCCGCATCTAATCACCTCGGAAACGGGCAACACGGGTGCTCCTATTCCCTTGGTCGACAAATCCTAAAAGCAACAGAACACTTTGCGAGGCACCGTTCCCAGGTGTAGTTTACTTCTGGTGTTGATTCTGTGATTATGCGTCCAAGGGTGGATCATTGAGATCTTGGCACACGCCGGGGATATACTCATCTAGACGCCCTCCTATGTAGGGTTCCGCCCATATAAGCATCTCCGCATCCCCCATTTCTTCAGTGTGGTCCTCCGCCGCCCTCCTCTACCCCACCTGTTCTCCCGCACCTTCCATTGCAAAATAGTCGTTCGCGATGTCCCAAGTTGCGTCCCCCGAACGCCCAGGAATGTTCAAACAGGCAGCAGAAGCTGTCAAGGTGAGTTCTTGACGTCCTGTGGCACGACGAAGCACAACTGAAAGCATCGTTCAGGATCTCTTCCGGCATGAGCGTGTCACTATTCTCGACGAGCATGGCAATTATGTCGAGAAGGTCATCAAGCCTGAGCCTCTGGTCAACCCGATTAAGCTCCTATGCATGCTCACCTGGAAGAATTGGCTATTCTTCCTCGTTGGTCTTGCCGCCTGGACCGTCGATGGTTATGACTGTGAGTGATTGAAATAGATCGTTTGTGAACCCATGTACTCACCATGCCCAAGTCCACTCGGTATCGTTATCGCTCACCAATTTGTCCAAGTTCTATGGCGTGTCCAAGACCGACATTTCAACTTCGATCACGCTCACGCTTCTTTTCCGTTCTCTTGGTGCTGCTATCTTTGGTGTTGCTGGTGATTACTATGGTCGCAAATGGCCCATGGTTATCAATATGTAAGTCTTTAGTGCAATTATAGTGGTATATATGGTCTAACAGATTTTAGGTTCATTATCGGTGCTCTCCAGCTCGGTACCGCGTACGCGCCCAATTACCATGCCTTTTTGGGCATCCGCTCCCTCTTCGGTATTGGTATGGGTGGTGTCTGGGGTTGTGCTATTGCCATGGCTCTTGAGTCCGTTCCCATTGAGGCTCGTGGTTTGATGTCAGGTATCCTTCAGCAAGGCTATTCGCTCGGTTATCTTCTTGCCGCCGTTTTCAACTTGAGTATCGCTCCTCGAGGTGGTGCCGATGGATTTAAGGATTTGTTCTACATTGGTGCCGGCGCGAGCTTCTTTGTCGGATTGGTTCGTATGTGTTTCCCCGAGAGCGAGCAATTCCGCCGTGCAAAGGAGCAAGGCCAAAAGGGTGGACACACCAAACAATTTATGAAGGAAGCTGGCGTTGTGGTCAAGACCCAATGGCGCCGAATCATCTACGCATGCATCGTAAGTAGGTTTGTAGTCCTGAGAGGAAATATTACTCACTACATGTAAATTATAGCTCATGGCTCTTTTCAACTTTTTCTCGCACACCACTCAAGACGCTTACCCAACTTTCCTTCAGGTAAGTCCGGCTTTACATATTTTTGCCCTACTCCCACTGATCCTATTCCACTTAGTCCGGTAAGGGATTCTCGCAACAAGATGCTTCTCGCGGTACAATCATCGCCAAGACCGGGGCGACTGTTGGAGGTGCTTTTGTCGGTTATGTTTCTCAGTCGTTCGGTCGTCGCCGCTCGATCGTACTCGCCGCTCTATTGGCTGCTGCCTTAATCCCTGCTTGGGTTTTGCCCAACTCGCGGGCCGGTCTTGCAGCGGGTTCGTTCTTCCTTCAATTCATGGTCCAAGGTGCCTGGGGTGTCATTCCCGTCCACTTGAACGAGCTCTCCCCTCCTGCTTTCCGTGCCAGCTTCCCTGGTATTGCGTACCAAATTGGCAACATGATCAGTAGCCCGGCTGCAGAAATGGTCACTGGTATTTCCGAAAAGAACTTTATCACTCACAATGGAAAGCGTGTCGAGGGTAAGTTACTCAACGAAGTTTACAGTCACTGCTTGAGTATTAACTTGTTAATGTTTAGCATTCGGTCCTACTATGGGAATTGCTACTGCCATCATCGCTATCCTCCTCGCATTCTGGACCGCAGTTGGCAAAGAAGCCAAGGGTTCTCACTTTGAAAATGCTGTCGCTGGTCATGGAGTAGTTGACACCAATGCACCTAAGGCCGATATTGAGACTGCAAGCACGGCCTCTAACGAAAAGGGCGACCAACCTGTACACCAGGAAAAAGCCTAGATTACCATTTATGAATGTTTTCTGTCAAGGGAATATCCAAGAGATGTTGTATGTACTGTTTGTTGTACGAGTGTATATTATGCGTTACGGAGCTCTCGACGAATGATATGAATTGATACGTACCAGTTTGTAGAGGCTCCTGAGTGGGGTCCAAAGCTCAAAAATTACTGGCATGGAAATCCAGAGGCTTTCCTTTTGAACGTTTACGCTTGAGCCCGAAACGAGAGTATGCAAATTTCCGAGATAAATTTAATTCCAGCGTGAAATTACTAGGCATAATCATAGGCTTGCCCTCATTCGAGGCTGTCTTCAGATATACAATGCAGGGGAATAGAGCAGCAATAGTCGGCGTACACGCATCGCCAGAACCCAAATGCTATATCTTGAATTGTTCACCTCCCTGGTGAAACCCACTCCACATCCCGCGTGCACCCTCCGTTGTGCTTTCAACCGAACGCTTGAACGGCCGAATCTTGGCACCCGACGAGTCTAGTAGAAGTTGAACTTTTTGCTCGATACTTGAAGGCTCAAGTTTGTTCAGCGGAACGACCTTGTCCCGTTCATTCACTATAGATGTAAGATACAATGGATCGATCAATCAATAGCCTCGATCAATAGGCAAAAGTGACCCAACGCGAGCTCGTAGTACTCACAGTATATACCTCTTACGATAGGCGGCTTGAAAGGCCTCTGTCTCACAACGACCTCGACATGTGGGTTCTCTTGTGCCAATCGCCCAGAGTTTCTCAAAAGATACCCACGCAGACGAGCGGATGAAGACCAAGTATCACAGTATTCAAAGACAAGTTTCTTTATTTGAGGAACAAAAGCGCCATGCCCATTTGAAGGTTTGGTTCTAAGTTGGGCACGGAGGACTGGTGCATACGGTGGCATAATGAAGAAAGGCCGAATGGTCAATTGCCAAATTGCCTGAGAGGTAGTCGGCGCTTAGCTGGTTCAGTGTTAGAGAGCTGACCCACTGAACCGGAAATAAATATTTTTGCCATTGCATATGTAAGGGGCGTCTCACATACTGTTGTCCTCTTCGGAGTGACATATACAAAAATTGGAACGATACAGAGAAGATTAGCATGGCCCCTGCACAAGGATGACACGCTAGTTCAGAGTGGACGGTCTACGGACCGCAATATTTATTTTATTCTTTACAGTGTCTAGCCCTTCATATGGTCTCGATGTCATCCATACTAAGTTCGCTAGCAGAGCTAACTTGTCTTTATCAAATCTAGTTAATGGGTAGCGTATATAACTACTAGTACAATGCATATAATCATCCTGCAACAGTAAAGCTATATTTTTTCATGGCTTTCTTCTCGACAAAGCTAGGCCAGATCCAATACAAAAACGGGACAAAGCGCATTGCGCGTGGCATCCACACATTACGTTGCTCCGTGTCCACTGCATGTATAATAGCCTGGGCAACTTGTTCCCTCCCTAGAGCGCCTTTGAGAACCTCTCGCACGTCTCCTCCATCTACTGCAGAGGCTCTGAAATCACCCTCAATTGTGGCTGGAATAATATTGCTAAACTTGATTCGTGGATGTTCGATAGCAAGGGATTGAAATAGGAGCAACCCAGCGCTCTTTGTTGAGCAATAAATCGCTCGTGTTGGAGCAGGAACTACAGCTGCAAGGGAGGATATCAATGCTATAGCTGGTTTCTTTGAGGTGCTTTCAAGGAACGGGATCTGCAACGGTGGTTGTGGAGTGTGAGTAACGGGAAGGGGTCATCTCAAAACACCCGCACCATCGTAGTAGCTGAAACAAGCGGCCCCACGTAATTTCCTTCGATGGCTTTTACAGCTACGGTCACGGCTCGACCTACCCCGCCTTGGTTTACTAGGTTCATCACAGGTTGTAGGGCTGATACTCCAGCGGCCACGACAACGGTGTCGAGACCATTCCAAACTGTGGCAAGCGTTTTTCAtataaatatgtatataacCCAAGCAAACTCAACTTTACCTCTCTGTATGGCCGTTCGGACTCCTTCCATATCTCTTTCGTCAGAAAAATCAGCAGTCACAGCAAGGATCGCATCTTTCCGACTGGGATGTCCGGATTCATTGAGCGCATCGATACATTCTTGCTTCACTTGTTCAAGCACAGCCGAGCGCCGAGCCGTGATTGCAACACGAGCACCACGCTTTGCATAGGCGACGGCCGTTGCACGGCCCACGCCAGACGAAGCGCCAATGATAAGCACACGTTCTTCGGAGGGTCGAATGGATGCGCTACGCTTAGAGCTGGATAACAGAGTAGACCGCAATAGGACCGAGAATCCCAGGAGCAGGGCAGCACCTGAGATTAGAGGGACGTGAGCCTTCCACTCGGTGGTTGACATATTGGGTAGGATTTCTCGGGGTGGAGTACTTGTTTGGGGTTGATTGGTTGTCCAAGGGTGTTTTGACATGTATTAGTGCAGAACAAATAGATTCTGTTCGGAGGCCGGTCCTCGAACTACAAGAAACCCTTGGGTTATTATAACTATAGATTAGATTACACTTTTCTTGGGGTCTAGACATGTGTGTTTAATCGTGTCCCAATGCTTTCCTTCCCTCATTGCTCTTAAACCATTCGATAACATTAGTCCAGGAGCCAGCACGAACAATtcttggaggaagaatataAAGATTATCGCGCTCCCACCACTCGTTCCAGTCATTTTCCTTCAACTCGGTCCCGTTCTTTTCTGCGCGATGTTTTGCTTCGACTTGTTCCCATCGTTGACGTTCCGAGTAACCTTATATACAGTTGGTTAATCATATCCTGCACACGAACAGGATTACTTACTCATTCTATCCTGTGAAGTTACATCGAGGCTGGGCCTCTTGTTCCATTGATACTCTCCAAAAAGAAGTACCGGGACGACTTCGGAACACAGCAGAGCGTTTGGCAACGAATCATCTATGAGAGCCTTAGCTCCTATCTTCTTCAGGACGTCGGCTTTGGTAGTATCTTTGGGATTTTCAGAGTCGTTTGGAGGAGAGGGAACAGCGGCGTTGGGATTATGCTCGAACTCGCCAGTGTAATGGACTTTATCAATAACCCCTACATGCGTAATGTCAATGCGAGCTGGCCATTGCAAATTAGCATCAACAAGCGAACCTGGTAGGTATTTTTCTAGCCACTTATCCGTCCCAGGCTGGTGTCTCAGTGCACGAGCGGTGACAATCTCCAGACGGTATCCCAGACCCTTGAGCCTTTTCACCCCTTCAATCGCACCCTCCACAGGCGGTGTATTGATAAAATAGTCCGATTGGGCAAACTCTCGAACTTTGCGTAGTGTCTCGGTTGGTGTACCCCATCCCGGATTCTGTGTATAGTTGTAGGAGCGTTGGTGCGGGCATATATCTCAAAAGTGTATTACCT from Rhizoctonia solani chromosome 16, complete sequence includes the following:
- a CDS encoding short chain dehydrogenase, which encodes MSTTEWKAHVPLISGAALLLGFSVLLRSTLLSSSKRSASIRPSEERVLIIGASSGVGRATAVAYAKRGARVAITARRSAVLEQVKQECIDALNESGHPSRKDAILAVTADFSDERDMEGVRTAIQRVWNGLDTVVVAAGVSALQPVMNLVNQGGVGRAVTVAVKAIEGNYVGPLVSATTMIPFLESTSKKPAIALISSLAAVVPAPTRAIYCSTKSAGLLLFQSLAIEHPRIKFSNIIPATIEGDFRASAVDGGDVREVLKGALGREQVAQAIIHAVDTEQRNVWMPRAMRFVPFLYWIWPSFVEKKAMKKYSFTVAG
- a CDS encoding major facilitator superfamily transporter, translated to MSQVASPERPGMFKQAAEAVKDLFRHERVTILDEHGNYVEKVIKPEPLVNPIKLLCMLTWKNWLFFLVGLAAWTVDGYDFHSVSLSLTNLSKFYGVSKTDISTSITLTLLFRSLGAAIFGVAGDYYGRKWPMVINMFIIGALQLGTAYAPNYHAFLGIRSLFGIGMGGVWGCAIAMALESVPIEARGLMSGILQQGYSLGYLLAAVFNLSIAPRGGADGFKDLFYIGAGASFFVGLVRMCFPESEQFRRAKEQGQKGGHTKQFMKEAGVVVKTQWRRIIYACILMALFNFFSHTTQDAYPTFLQSGKGFSQQDASRGTIIAKTGATVGGAFVGYVSQSFGRRRSIVLAALLAAALIPAWVLPNSRAGLAAGSFFLQFMVQGAWGVIPVHLNELSPPAFRASFPGIAYQIGNMISSPAAEMVTGISEKNFITHNGKRVEAFGPTMGIATAIIAILLAFWTAVGKEAKGSHFENAVAGHGVVDTNAPKADIETASTASNEKGDQPVHQEKA
- a CDS encoding ribosomal l51/s25/CI-B8 domain-containing protein — translated: MPPYAPVLRAQLRTKPSNGHGAFVPQIKKLVFEYCDTWSSSARLRGYLLRNSGRLAQENPHVEVVVRQRPFKPPIVRGIYLNERDKVVPLNKLEPSSIEQKVQLLLDSSGAKIRPFKRSVESTTEGARGMWSGFHQGGEQFKI
- a CDS encoding enoyl-CoA hydratase/isomerase family protein, which produces MSIPTLHVADGLATIQLNRPQSLNALTVDDYEFLSENLRKIDKMPDVLVTIVQASGRAFCSGTDVGARDENTDPRISPRRKALMGAMRSNTDLSDALSSHSKILVALLNGPALGIAAAMLGHFDFIYAMPEAWIAVPFSFIGLTAEQNASVTFVNRMGLAKATEVLLWGKKMSAEELQRNGFVNQVFSAEDTTGFHRQAREHLLDRLDGLDPAALLSTKRMIQAGVHEKNDPRVVNFRESFLQAERFAGGVPGRRFGQLARKEVKHRL